One window from the genome of Gemmatimonadota bacterium encodes:
- a CDS encoding bifunctional homocysteine S-methyltransferase/methylenetetrahydrofolate reductase — protein MVSRFLELLQDDRPHVFDGAMGTMLYQKGVFINRCYDELNLKDAELVKEIHRAYLKAGAELIETNTFGANRAKLTEYGLEAQVREINARAAALAREAGAGRALVGGSIGPLGVRIEPYGPTSLDEARALFREQAEGLLEGGVDFFILETFSDLSEIEQALRAVRELCELPVVCQMTMQETGATAYGTAPELCAARLDEWGADVIGLNCSVGPHGILEAIEKMAGATRKKLSAQPNAGLPREIQGRQMYMASPEYMAKYAQRLIRAGAKFVGGCCGTTPEHIKLIADAVYALSPGRVRVRLAPPEAAAPDVQVVALAERSHWGAKIAAGEMVSSVEIVPPKGVNPARMLAGVRLLKRAGIDGVNVPDGPRAQSRMGVLATSVLIEQMVGIETVIHYCCRDRNLLGMLSDLLGAHALGLRNMLLITGDPPKMGPYPEATAVFDIDSIGLTNLVSRLNRGLDPGGNPIGEPTSFTIGVGVNPGAVDADYELNRFYWKVEAGAEYAITQPVFDPDQLLAFIEELKKREIWIPMVAGIWPLVSARNAEFLANEVPGVVVPPEVVERMRRASDKGKEFALEEGVAIAREMFAQVRPYVQGIQVSAPFGKVPFALQVFQDMEGIDAAPGEEQVEPVDALGFPPPGARASASIPDS, from the coding sequence ATCGTGTCACGTTTTCTAGAGCTCCTCCAGGACGACCGCCCCCACGTCTTTGACGGCGCCATGGGCACCATGCTCTACCAGAAGGGCGTGTTCATCAACCGTTGCTATGACGAGCTGAACCTGAAGGACGCCGAGCTGGTGAAGGAGATCCACCGCGCGTACCTCAAGGCGGGCGCCGAGTTGATCGAGACGAACACCTTTGGCGCCAACCGGGCCAAGCTCACGGAGTACGGTCTGGAAGCGCAGGTCCGGGAGATCAATGCGCGGGCGGCGGCGCTGGCGCGGGAAGCCGGGGCGGGTCGCGCGCTGGTGGGCGGGTCCATAGGCCCGCTGGGCGTCCGCATCGAGCCGTACGGCCCCACCTCCCTGGACGAGGCGCGCGCCCTGTTTCGCGAGCAGGCCGAGGGGCTGCTCGAGGGCGGCGTCGACTTCTTCATCCTGGAGACGTTCAGCGACCTGAGCGAGATCGAGCAGGCGCTGCGCGCGGTGCGGGAGCTCTGCGAGCTGCCGGTCGTCTGCCAGATGACCATGCAGGAGACCGGGGCCACCGCCTACGGCACGGCGCCCGAGCTGTGCGCCGCACGGCTGGACGAGTGGGGCGCCGACGTCATCGGCCTGAACTGCTCGGTGGGCCCGCACGGCATCCTGGAAGCCATCGAGAAGATGGCGGGCGCGACGCGGAAGAAGCTGTCGGCCCAGCCCAATGCCGGGCTGCCCCGCGAGATCCAGGGTCGGCAGATGTACATGGCCTCCCCGGAGTACATGGCCAAGTACGCGCAGCGGCTGATCCGCGCGGGCGCCAAGTTCGTGGGCGGCTGCTGCGGCACCACGCCCGAGCACATCAAGCTGATTGCCGACGCCGTGTACGCGCTCTCGCCGGGCCGCGTGCGCGTACGGCTCGCGCCGCCAGAAGCAGCCGCGCCTGACGTCCAGGTCGTGGCGCTGGCCGAGCGCTCGCACTGGGGCGCCAAGATCGCCGCCGGCGAGATGGTGAGCAGTGTGGAAATCGTGCCGCCCAAGGGCGTGAACCCCGCCAGGATGCTGGCGGGCGTGCGGCTGCTCAAGCGCGCCGGCATTGATGGCGTTAACGTGCCCGACGGGCCGCGCGCGCAGAGTCGTATGGGCGTGCTCGCCACCTCCGTGCTGATCGAGCAGATGGTGGGGATCGAGACCGTCATCCACTACTGCTGCCGCGACCGCAACCTGCTGGGCATGCTCTCCGACCTGCTGGGCGCGCACGCGCTGGGGCTGCGCAACATGCTCTTGATTACCGGGGACCCGCCCAAGATGGGGCCCTACCCGGAGGCGACGGCGGTCTTCGACATCGACTCGATCGGCCTCACCAACCTGGTCAGCCGGCTGAACCGCGGGCTCGATCCGGGCGGCAACCCGATTGGCGAGCCGACGTCGTTCACCATTGGCGTGGGCGTGAACCCGGGCGCGGTGGACGCGGACTACGAGCTGAACCGCTTCTACTGGAAGGTCGAGGCGGGCGCCGAGTACGCCATCACGCAGCCCGTCTTCGACCCGGACCAGCTCCTCGCCTTCATTGAGGAGCTCAAGAAGCGCGAGATCTGGATCCCCATGGTCGCCGGCATCTGGCCGCTGGTCTCGGCGCGCAACGCCGAGTTCCTGGCCAATGAGGTGCCCGGTGTGGTGGTGCCGCCCGAGGTAGTCGAGCGCATGCGGCGCGCGAGCGACAAGGGGAAGGAGTTCGCGCTCGAGGAGGGCGTGGCCATTGCGCGCGAGATGTTCGCGCAGGTGCGCCCGTACGTGCAGGGGATTCAGGTCAGCGCCCCCTTCGGCAAGGTCCCCTTCGCGCTTCAGGTATTCCAGGACATGGAGGGGATCGACGCGGCGCCGGGCGAGGAGCAGGTCGAGCCGGTAGACGCGCTGGGGTTCCCGCCGCCGGGGGCGCGGGCGAGCGCGTCAATTCCGGACTCCTAG